Genomic DNA from Garra rufa chromosome 18, GarRuf1.0, whole genome shotgun sequence:
cttgtggaacgtctgggagccgttccgtggggagggggtagtgtcatgatctgggctgtggggctcccctcagccacctgaggtcgctgttttcccttccctgcacacacatccctaattgtacactcctgtctagtcgttatcactgattacacgcacacctgttcacaatcacatctggtctataagaacactcatttcccactactctttctggctgcattgttttctgtatggtttgtttctgtgtATTTTAGATATTAGATCTTTgctcttgaccgtgtttcttgttttgttcagtttaagttttgagtttatgtttgattgtgccgtgttggcctttttggttttgatttgtttgtgttctttttcaattaaaaatacttccctgcatttggacccagacctcatctctAACGTGACAGTTTTAATCAATGAAGCCGGCAATGTACAATAAACCGTGAATGAATTGTTTTCTATAATAAAATGATTAGCAAAATATGAGTGAATGTGAATGCGGAAGCGTTTAGCCTCCTCGTGTGAAGACCGACAAGGGTAAAGACCTGTAACTTTTTCCTGCACGACTTTAACCGAGCAACGACAACGGCAACTCACTTAAGTATTCACTTACTTTCCCTTTATACACTCCGCTCTCCTAGcggtcctcctctatcatgtgtttccaattcattccggtgATCTCTACACATCGCCCTAACATCACACGCAGACGGCAACGCAGTCTTACTAAACTGCGCCCtatcgacacctcttccactgaacttTTCTCTTTCACAGTTGGTCTCTGGAACTgccagtcagctgtcaacaaagctgacttcatttcggcCTTTTCTCTACAATCTGGACTGAGTGTCTTGGGCTTGACTGAAACGTGGATCCGTCCAGAAGACTCAGCAACCACAGCTGCTCTATCTAATAacttctctctctcacacaccctTCATCAGACTGGGAGGGGTGTGGGTACTGGATTgctcatttctaacaactggaaatactcaactcATTCTCCCCTATGCAATTATAACATTCACTCATTTGAATTTCATACAAttactgtaacatctcctataaAACTCCACGTTGTGGTAATTTACCGCTCTCCTAGTCAACTCGGCATCTTCTTAgaggagctggatgggctgctgtcctcatttccagaggatggcagtgCACTTTTAGTCTTTGGTGACTTTAACATTCACCTAGACAAGCCTTATGcagcagacttccattcactcctagcttcatttgatctcaaATGCATTGTCACTACATGCACTcacaaatctggcaaccaacttgaccTAATTTACACACGCAATTATTTTACAGACAACATCTTGGttaaacccctacacatctctgaacACTTCCTCATTACAtttaacctacatcttgctacttgtgtaCCTCCAACCCCTCAACCTGTTCTTCCCTTTCTAacctgtactcatctaacaatgcctgatttatggtattatgagcacttcctatgtcgatctgcctctttaggatgaatcacttgttgtattccccaattgtaaggcactttggataaaagcatctgctaaatgtataaatgttaatgtaaatgAATATGCTTTAGTTGAACTCTACAAGCTTGCTCTAAACTAATTTTCAGCAGTGTTGAACACATTCAGACCAAAGTGAACATTGATTAGCCATTATGTTCACATGCTCAACAGATACATTCATGACTGGCTACAAAATCCTGCAAAAACATGTTTTGAATTAAAACCTTTGACTTtcttctattctgttctattattTTATATGGTCAGCAAAATTAACATGTACAGTTTTAATTGGTTGATCCATCCTGTTCCTCTGTTGTCACATTTGCCGGTTTGGGTAACACTGCCACATAGCGGTAAATTTCGAAACAGCAGTGTACAAGTACAAAAATTATGATGTTGTACCATTTCAAATATAATGTACTAGTATTTTTTCCCAGCACTTTAAAGCTCAAAAGACTGAATATTGTCAGATTTAAATGTAATGTTCAATATGATATGTTTACCCTTCAAAGATTAAAAGTTTCACAATgattagaaaaaaaacatgaagTTATTTCTATGGCTACAGAGGAGCACTTATGGCTCAGTTAATTGGCCTTTTCTATTCCCTAACAGTTCATACATTTTCTTGTGAATTTATTTTTAGCAATCCTAAAATCACTattacaacattaaaaaaaaatctgtttttgtcCATGTTGTTACTTTTAGTAGAATGCCCTACTGTCACACAGTAGgaatgttctatctatctatatacatACCGAATGAAAATTGGGTATGTTCTTAGTTTTGAAGAGACAAGTACACACTTTCTATACCTGATTGTGTTCTGCTACATTTGATTAGTAAATGTTCAATGCtcagcaaataaataaaatagtcatTTATAGAACTCTTGTCACTATGCCAACTAATTGCAGTGAAAAGCATTTCTTGGGTGGAGTTCACTCCAGGGTCCTGTTTTCCGTTCACAGGAAATTTTGAGGTTTATCAGTTCAGAACATATGCTGTAGGGAGATTCTTGCTAAGTGCATTTCTCAGAAAAtttggtgagaaagtgacaggCTACTGTGCTAACTTACAGTGCTTCTCTTTTTggtctgttttatttttctctcGTCTCGTGCTTGGAAGCTTATAGTGGGATTGAAGTAAGGTAAGACTTTATATTTTACCATAATGCccacatgtttatttatttttttgtcagattaAATGGAATAATTCCAGGACCATTTATTTTGAAACAAGGGGATATCTGGTATAGCGGGACATTCTGATTTCCACACCAGGGGCCAGTTTTAACGGTGGGGCAAGGACGAGGTGAGTCAAGGATCTAAATACAGCAGTATTTAATAAACACTAAACAAAGAAAATCCAAAAAGGCAGAAACAAACTAAAAGCAACAACAGCCAAAACCACACAACAACAGGGGTATACACAACATACAGAGGTATACACAGGGTAACAAGAGACTAATGAACTACCATGAgacaattgtggaaaaaaaaatcgtataactgccattataatcaatgaagcCGACAATGCACAGTGAACTGTTTCctgtaataaaaacatttgtgaATGTGCTTTAGTTGAACTCTACAAGCTTGTTCTAAACTAAGTTATTTCAACAGTGTTAAGCAGATTCAGACCAAAGTGAACACACAATAATGTGATTTCAATGTGATATGTTTACCCTTTAAAGACTAAAAGTTTCACAATGAGGAAACTAACTTTTTAAATGAGAAAAAACAAGACATTATTTCTATGGCTGCAGATGAGCACTTATGGCTCATTGGTCATTTCTAACCTCTAACAGTTATTTCATAGGTTttccttgtgatttttttttattagagatTTTAAAATCACTATTAGcctacaacatttaaaaaaatctatttgtgttactttttgtACTGAAGTATGAAGTATTGCTATGGCAGACTGCCATACTCATTTGATATGCTCTGCTGTTCTCAGGTCTGATCGTCACCCACTAGGGATGTTTTCCCCAAGCATACACAACTTCATAGACAAGTGCACACTTGCTGTACCTGATGTGTTGCTGTACCTAGTCATCATTATTTAGTATAATAATTCACAATAcataattttctttgtttttaataaGGATTTCTTTTTTATCACATACTGTTGCTTTGTAAGAATTCAGGGCTATTTTTTATGGGAAGAACTCCACATGTTACTATACTATGATTCTACTTAACTGTGATGTTTTTACATGGTTTGATAACTGTCAACTATAACCTCACTAGTTTGCTGTTCCTTTCTTTCATGTGCCCTGTCTGTAGTATGGATTCAGTGGGAGTAAATGTCATAGAAACTGCTGCACTGGGGAGACCCTTCCAACTGGGGATGCTGTATGACTGCAGGAAAGATGCATTAGTACCAGgtactaaaacataaaaaaactaacCTGTACAAAAGGGTAAGTTATTTGAAAagtaaatttgaatttatttttcgTGCTACAGGAATTACACTTTGGGATGAAGAGCAGCTGCAGCAAAGCATACGCACCCGTCCCCAAATCAATACAGATTTCAAAGTCACAGCTTCAGACTCAATTCAAGACAAATCTAGTTTACTAAACATTGACACCTCTCTGGGATTGAGTTTTTTAGGTGGACTCCTTCATGTTGGTGGAGCTGCCCAGTATCTCAATGACACCAAAAAGTCATTTAAACAGCAAAGACTGACCTTGCATTATCATTCAACCTCTACGTTTAAAGAACTGACCATGAACCACTTGGCTTCTGGAAATATTGCTCATAATGAGGTCTTTGAGAATGATGCAGCAACACATGTAGTGACAGCAGTGCTGTATGGGGCAGATGCCTGCTTTGTGTTTGATAGAGAAGTTTCTTCAGATGAGAATGAAAGCACAGTAGCAGGAGAAGTACAAGCTGCCTTTAATAAACTAAAGGGCATTTTTTCAGTAGGTGCAAACATTGATCTGAGCATGAATGACAACCAGAAAACGGCAGTCCCAAAATTCAGTTGTACATTTTATGGCGACTTTAAGTTACCATCTAATCCAAAGTCTTTTGAAGATGCTTTGAGGATTTATGGTGAACTCCCAAAATTGTTGGGAGAGAACAAAGAACTGGTCGTTCCATTGAGAGTGTGGCTTTATCCCTTGGACAAACTACACTCAAGAGCTGCAAAACTTCAAAGAAATATCAGCATAGATCTAATCAAAAACTTTGAATTAGTTATTGAGAGTTTAAGTGCAGTTGAGATGAAATGCAGCGACCTTCTGAAAGACAAACCAGCTTTGGCTTTTGCTGCATTAAATGAGAAAATACAGAACATGAAGCGGAATTGTCACCACTACAAGTTGAGTTTCATGAAGAAACTTGGGATTCTGTTGCCAAAAATCCGAGGGGACGTGGAAAAGGAAACAGCTCTGATTGATCTTCTACATGAGCATGAGGAATCTCCATTTAGAGAAAGTGATCTTGAACATTGGCTGAATGAGAAAGAAAATGAATCAGATGTAGTTAAAACTTTACTCAGACAACTAAAGGATTTTGGAGCAAAGGTAGAAATGAACCTAGATAAATGTTTGATGGATCTGGAAGTTAAAAATTTGGTTTGCTACACCTTTACATCCCTTAATAGATCAGATGTGCTTCTTTCTAAACAAAAGGACTACCTGAGTCTTTCATCAAGGAGAAAAAACAATGAGAGCACCTCCGAATCTGAGCAAAATACATGGCTCACTCCTGAAATCAAAAATACAATGAAGAGCAACTTGAAGTTGTTTAAAAGCTTGATCAATTCAAAGGACCGCAAAGCAGCAATGTTTATCATTGCATCAAAAGAGATGGAGAATAATCCAGGTTCCTGCATTCTCCTGTATGAAAATGGGTGTGATGAAGAAATTTGCTTTTCTCCTCCAACAAAGCCAGCCTGTCCTATTATTGAACAGGTCAGAGATGGCATTGTAGTTATAAAAGTACCTACACCATGTCATGCTACAATGGAGCTCAAGTTATTGTACAAAATGAAAGAAGAGAAAAGCTGGAAATCTCAGCCTGTGACACAGAGCCAAGAGACAGTTACTCTGACTGATCTCAGTCCAGACACTGAGTTTAATGAGATTAAATGTGCAGCAGTGGGGAAACTGAACTACAGTGTAGACAGTGATGTCATCCACCTCAGAGTCATTGACAAGAGTCTCATCAGGGCTACAGAGTCTGTCATTGAATATTTGAGTTTGACTGAAAACAAGAGCAGTAAACTTTTGGGAGACCCCAAGACAAACACGTTTAGTGCATTTCATAAGAAGTTTGACAAAATGAGGCAATACTGCCAAACCTACAAGCAAGATTTCAAAGACAAAATTAAAGCCCTGATTGTATCTGTTCAAGCCTGTGAAAAGGAGATGTGTGCTCTAACAGATCTTCTACAAGGTCATGAGGAATCTCCATTTAAAGAAAGTATTCTTGCAGAGTGGATCACAATCACAGAAAAAGAAATGAATACAACTAATGAGATTCTTCAACAATTACTAGACTCCGGAGCAGAAATGGACAGTGGCTTTGATGCAGTTTTGTCAGATGTTAAGGTGGATAATCTTCTGTGTTACACATTTACTTCTCTTGAGCAGCCAGATGGGTTGCTTTCTAAACAAGAAAATTACCTGAAACCCCAAATGATAAGGAAACTGGAGAAAACACCTAATCCAGCATCTCAGACATGGCTTACTAGAGGCATCAGGGAGAAAATGAGAACACATTTGAAAATGTTTAAAGAGCTGATGACATTACATAGGAATCATTCCACTAAATTTATTGTTTCTTCAAAAGATCACCAAAACCATCCAGGTTCCTGCGTTCTCCTGTATGAAAATGGATGCGATGAAGCCATCTGCTTTGCTCCTCCACCAAAGCCAGCCTGCCCCATCATTGAACAGGTCAGAGATGGCAGTGTGGTTTTAAAAATTCCTCCACCATGTCATGCTACAATGGAGCTCAAGTTATTGTACAAAATGAAAGAAGAGAAAAGTTGGAAACCTCAGCCTGTGATGCAGAGCCGAGATACAGTTACTCTGACTGATCTCAATCCAGACACAAAGTATGAGATTAAATGTGCAGCAGTGGGGAAACTGAACTACAGTGTAGACAGTGATGTTATCACAGTTATCACAAAGGTATGATGCATATTTATTAAATATCAGCTAAAGGAAAatgattttaataaattattacaataaatataCAGTTTAAATAAACATTGATTTGTAATACATGGGCCTGTGTATCTGTAATatgctattaatattaataattttgttaattatgtttatttcAGAGAACTACAAAGAACAGAGAAGAGCAGGTAAGAAAACTGATCTAACACTCAAAGAGCAGTGTGAAAAAATGCAATGACATTTTAATGCTGTTGTAGATGTTTTGTCAACAAGTGGGCCTCTTTACTAGAATTCACTCTAGTATTCAAAGTCATCCAAAATGTCTCATTGAATTGCTTTGACaattacaaaatgttttaaatgtcaaCATTTTTTACCGGGGTTCTTTGCCAGCCAATAACATAATTATTTCATCTGTGCTGTCTAtaggttgtggctagaagggatacgtctacgaccggaaactaacaatgaaattaatttttctacctattagattgtgtttttttaacgtctacacctaccccaaccctaaacttagcccttactataataaaaaaacagcattattgttgtaaaaataacgttagattgatgtgcgcatgcccagtagcgaatcatgtctcccttctagtctttaccctgggtgcttttcatttcttatttgtgcatcctcgtttcctttccttgcttcctttcctcgcgtcttagctccacccccttaggatacgagggaaggatttaaggaaaggaaatgaggatGGAGGAATCAAAGGAGGAACATTGGAATATTCTTGACCACTCAAGCGTCACTTCAAAGCGTCATCAGCTGCGCTAAAGAGGTCTGCCCATATGTTGTTAAAGTTCGTTATTTAaggcattcataataattattaacaaagcaagatgccctgtttaaatatatgacattatttacactgcaaaggtaaaatataaatgtaaattattatgacACATCCGAAGGGGGAGGAGTGCGTCACGTTTAGTCGATAAAACACTTCCGCATAGGAAACACCTGCGTATCCTCGCTCAAGACTCCTCAGGAAGCGTCCTCACTCCTCGATCCTTGCCTCCTCACGGTGCAATTAAagaattgagatgtcctacaagatggctgaGCTCGATCGGGTTCCGGGTCATAGGATGGAGGACGGAGGAGCGAGGAAACGAGGAGGGATATTGAAAAGCACCCCTTGTCTATAGACcgttctcacaacttccgtattttgcaccggaaatacgtaattgctgtgtaaacctatttccgccccggtatgccggtaaccagttaaacaacaaagATGGCGCAAACATCGAGCAAGAGTTGTTGTAGCGTACCGGGCTGTTCTTGTAATGCCCAAAAGCAGCCTTATTTATCTTTCCACTCCTTCCCTGCTAACGAAAATGGGTTCAAGCTATTCGAAattaaaatgttaactgatgatGACAGCATTCGGCTAATGTTAATACTAGGCTATCGTCGCTAGCTGCTACTCACAAGACGTTCACTTAGACCAAAGGCAGACAGTGAATGTCATATTGTTTGTAACATCACGACCACGActatattgctttaataaagttgtacatgtccTCTATACTATCCATACATAACCTTACAACCCTAGTCCTAGGTCTAAGTGTACACACTAGTAATTTGTTAGCCTGATTGCTCTCTAACGTTAGCTACGTTACTTACCTCCCAGCTAACAAAAAAAGGTCGCCACAACGTCCCCTGAATGGCATCTGCGAACGTCCCCTGGACGTTATCGTGTAGGGTTTTTTGGACGTCGCCAGTTCGTTCGCGGGACGTACTGGGAACGTTCGCGGAACGTTCTGAGGACCAACCGGGGACGTTCGCAGGACGTGCCACGGAGGTTCGCAGGACGTTTATTAAACATTGTGAGGACCTATAGGTAACGTTCTCTGCAGGTCAATTTAACATCCTTTGTAAACATGTCATTAGTCAAATTGAACTACCCAAGGAATAAACACACAAGCAATAGTACTTTgacaatattttatttgttatcttTTCATTTTatagtttgtttgtttaagtgtgtgtgtgtgtgtgtgtgtgtgtgtgtgtgtgtgttggtgtgtgtctgtctgtatacgtgtgtgtgtgtgtgtgtgtgtgtgtgtgtgtgtgtgtgtgtgtgtgtgtgtgtgtgtgtgtgtgtgtgtgtgtgtgtgtgtgtgtgtgtgtgtgtgtgtgtgtgttccagcTGTTGCGTGTTAGTTCTCCAGGTCAGCTTCTAGCCGTATGTTTGGAacctaaaaaaaatatgaatgaacAAAAATCAGTAGTGGATTTAAACCTTCCTACCTCTTATGACTTTTAGACCATCCTGGTTTATCAACGATGCACTTTACTCGAAAGTGGCAGCTATGCATATCGCTGTTTGTTTATGTAGCGTTTACATTTCAATCACTGCAAACTTAAgccttattatttaaaaataacaatagtgGCATTATATAAACTTGTTAAAAAACACCTCTGACTGACATACTCGAAGCACACACACTGATTGCTTAAACAACACACAGAAATACGTTTAAAAAAATCTGTCTTTGCATGTAATCCCCTGAATGGCGCCTGCGGATGTCCCCTGGACGTCTTTGTGTGGGGTTCTTTAAACGTTGAAAGGATGTGATGGAGGATGTTCACAGAACCTCTAGGAAACGCAAACAATgccgtgattttttttttttttgtgtgtgtgtgcgtgttgtaAAGGATTTACTATAATGCTACACAACAGCCCAAAAAAGACATAAATTATTTATCTActcatattataatttaaatattttgtatatacacaatacacagcatacataaaatataatattatactgtacagtatatCACTAAAATGGGAGAATCTCAGCTTAAATGTACCATAGTCAGGGTAATTATGGTTCAAATGTGttccttttttaaatattgcaatttcccaaaaaacataattttctgagTCTAAAATTTGAAATAGCCTTAGtcaatcaatattaatgatatcaAGGTTATATATTTACAGAATGttctttacaatatatatatgatGATTTTATGTAGAAAAAAAGGTCACATATTGTACATGTCACGAatgagaaggaggagatctgggtccaaatgcagggtaagtatgttttaatgaaaatgaaaacaaactaaacaaacaaaaaggccaacactgcaaactaaacataaactgaaacataaactgaacaaaacatgaaacaagATCTAAGGCCAAGGtcaggaacacaaaagtacatgcaagacaaaagacaatgcagccatgaagcaggagtgaaaggtgagagtttttaaagaccagataatagtgaacagctgtgagtgaatcagtgctaatgacaaagacaggtgaatgcaatcaggaagtgcagtgtagggaaggggaaacagcgaccccaagtggctgagggaggccccacagcccagatcatgacagtacatGCATTCACACATACACACCCTACAGAATTgtggacattttttaaattactgcagttttaataaaaaaagtc
This window encodes:
- the LOC141291030 gene encoding uncharacterized protein, giving the protein MDSVGVNVIETAALGRPFQLGMLYDCRKDALVPGITLWDEEQLQQSIRTRPQINTDFKVTASDSIQDKSSLLNIDTSLGLSFLGGLLHVGGAAQYLNDTKKSFKQQRLTLHYHSTSTFKELTMNHLASGNIAHNEVFENDAATHVVTAVLYGADACFVFDREVSSDENESTVAGEVQAAFNKLKGIFSVGANIDLSMNDNQKTAVPKFSCTFYGDFKLPSNPKSFEDALRIYGELPKLLGENKELVVPLRVWLYPLDKLHSRAAKLQRNISIDLIKNFELVIESLSAVEMKCSDLLKDKPALAFAALNEKIQNMKRNCHHYKLSFMKKLGILLPKIRGDVEKETALIDLLHEHEESPFRESDLEHWLNEKENESDVVKTLLRQLKDFGAKVEMNLDKCLMDLEVKNLVCYTFTSLNRSDVLLSKQKDYLSLSSRRKNNESTSESEQNTWLTPEIKNTMKSNLKLFKSLINSKDRKAAMFIIASKEMENNPGSCILLYENGCDEEICFSPPTKPACPIIEQVRDGIVVIKVPTPCHATMELKLLYKMKEEKSWKSQPVTQSQETVTLTDLSPDTEFNEIKCAAVGKLNYSVDSDVIHLRVIDKSLIRATESVIEYLSLTENKSSKLLGDPKTNTFSAFHKKFDKMRQYCQTYKQDFKDKIKALIVSVQACEKEMCALTDLLQGHEESPFKESILAEWITITEKEMNTTNEILQQLLDSGAEMDSGFDAVLSDVKVDNLLCYTFTSLEQPDGLLSKQENYLKPQMIRKLEKTPNPASQTWLTRGIREKMRTHLKMFKELMTLHRNHSTKFIVSSKDHQNHPGSCVLLYENGCDEAICFAPPPKPACPIIEQVRDGSVVLKIPPPCHATMELKLLYKMKEEKSWKPQPVMQSRDTVTLTDLNPDTKYEIKCAAVGKLNYSVDSDVITVITKRTTKNREEQMVTFEEIVITQEHLEDIKDSISTQDVPSWINRIKGYLRKQDVVQLNIGVTGEIGSGKSTFVNLFRGLGDDEEGSAETGPIETTMEPEAYLHPKYKNVKVWDLPGFRTPNFKADEYLDRVEFKRYDFFIIIASDRFRECHTQLAKKITRMGKKIYFVRSKIDFCITAEKRRKNFDEKKTLDIIREDCENGLRKIGIEDPVVFLISSFELGKYDFNVLQETMEKELPQHKRRVLMLA